The following proteins are encoded in a genomic region of Streptomyces gobiensis:
- a CDS encoding SMI1/KNR4 family protein gives MLSTVDELERALPGLRALRAARSRKINWPEVVRALGTDLPSDYKELCEAYPSFSIGDFLLVATPQGSESEFAVEMMEALDVLEDLAEADMSGGYAPYPRPGGLLHCAESSSGDTFYWRTGGDDPDAWPVVVSTRNDDWWEYDEGFVSLLAGLISGEVTPWGLPEPFLGSDAEVKLA, from the coding sequence ATGTTGAGCACGGTCGACGAATTGGAGCGAGCCCTGCCGGGACTGCGCGCCCTGCGCGCCGCTCGGAGCCGGAAGATCAACTGGCCGGAGGTCGTACGTGCGCTGGGCACGGACCTGCCCAGTGACTACAAGGAGCTGTGCGAGGCGTACCCGAGCTTCTCCATCGGGGACTTCCTGCTCGTGGCGACTCCTCAGGGGAGTGAGTCCGAGTTCGCTGTGGAAATGATGGAAGCCCTGGATGTGCTGGAGGACCTGGCCGAGGCCGACATGTCTGGTGGATACGCTCCCTACCCCCGGCCCGGAGGGCTCCTGCACTGCGCCGAATCGAGCTCGGGTGACACCTTCTACTGGCGTACGGGCGGAGACGATCCGGATGCCTGGCCTGTGGTGGTGAGCACGCGGAATGATGATTGGTGGGAGTATGACGAGGGATTCGTCTCGCTCCTGGCGGGGCTGATCTCCGGGGAGGTAACGCCCTGGGGACTTCCGGAGCCGTTCCTTGGCAGTGATGCCGAGGTGAAGCTGGCGTAA
- a CDS encoding DNRLRE domain-containing protein codes for MSGSVLLALGAGLLSVPAWAAAPQTVVAATTEDSPKQRTGTAAGRDHEVSAERTDATGKNSKKPTELPASDDALPLHKPGPGFAPVEPQPKTVSLGKTSQKPGSDVTGYDPKGSEELPGKRTAGSKEFRNPDGTHTTRVYAKPVHFKNSSGDWRDIDTSLVAAEQATDGTTSRYAPAADDSGLTVAAEGDDPALAALEVGASDHRVAFGLDGAADVTAQVNGDVARYTGIRQDAELTLRAGHGSIKETIVLNAPTAPRTWTFPLTLDGLTPELDTNGAVLLKDAAGDVQAVIPTGWMEDSATDPESGGPAVSGGVTYQLAQRDGQWLLKVVLDDAWLDAPEREYPVLVDPSVDNIETYGDAFVQDDWPDSNFGGDDELKVGSYDGGGSRAISFLRFDNVTSQLKNRYILNADLGLFNHWSSSCTAHEVRVHQVKQAWQAGTVTWNNRPSIDSTPVATDSFAHGENCSGAKWEVIDLGQKGVELTQGWVDGSTANYGLSLRASFTDSGAWKRFGSKNSANEPYMAITHSSWGAEYTVGSQTAPLTGHQGGEVTVTVKNLGDLTWEASGWNEFRLGTRVRDNDTGELLDAVALNRLNERVTPGDSATVSARVPALPPGDYTINFDMQRLKDQRWFSSEGVPAVAFTITSQDVGPKVTDVYPHPGGRVGSLTPTLFADAVSLDNWPVGADIDYWFEICEGTADAPVNCVNSTWVENRTWTVPANTLNWGEQYIWRLKTREATTEGPMSPYYTLTTAVEQPAITSHLGGQGVSGAGREVDPQIGNYTTTDTDAKVATAGPALTVNRTYNSRDPRTDNAFGAGWSTRYDMRVEPDTDGTGNVVVTYPSGRQVRFGQNPDGSYAPPFGSFATLTAPTGGGWQLTDKNQTSYVFDDQGRITEVTDFRGRQQTMAYNAAGELTTVTGVGGRALQLTWSGSHVATVTTEAPDANTAPLTWNYTYSGDQLTEVCGPEDAAGACTAYTYGNGSHHRTVVRDAGPFSYWRLGEQAGAEQAHSDLLLDGDDRAGTYRDVQLGTAGALAGSPDTAATFNGTSSYVQLPDQMVTDTPYLTAELWFRTTGSGVLLSYQDHTLEEATTGAFTPALYVGTDGKLRGEFWNGTVAPITSTQTVNDGAWHHAALSAAGNTQTLYLDGTKVGSASGEIVQNNQRYVYLGAGYWDGWPGTTGTIGHFAGDIDEAAVYTRPLGTQTIAEHHASGTTAQQLTKVTLPSGRVHAQVSYDAVRDRVSSYTDAHGGTYKLSAHQLTGTEGQPAGDDEAAVQEDPTITVTITDPDERKSSYTYDPLQGNRAISQTDVAGHTATFDYDQGGFLASTTAADGTVTRLGHDSRGNKVSQTTCRKTDDPATCHTTYYEYFLNADDPLDPRNDQLIAERDARSADETDTTYRTSYGYNTFGDRTSTTTPATPDFPNGRTVTHTFTDGTETAVGGGSVPAGLLAATTDTRGGVTTREYYATGDLAKVTDPAGLVTEYLYDALGRETTRTVISDAHPAGVTTSTSYDGESRVATSTGPPTTNQITETQHQAETTYTYDADGNVLSESVADLVGGDTTRTTTRTYEAHGRLASLTDAEQRKETYTYDVYGHQTSRTLPGGQTFRYAYTPRGNLAEVTLADYTGDPNNPSLASDVVLDSYAYDPQGRLGEHTDAMGRITEYTYFDDGLLAKETLRNYQDPDGTTRPLDLTSRSYDPAGNLVKEVTGNGEVTTTYEADAADRTTATVLDPAGLARRTEYTYDAGGAVLTETRTGAGGTRTEKITYERNIVGEMTRRTVENGTEDLVTTRVLDDRGLVLSETAPRGNVTGADPAAYTTDFTYDALGRLTQAQAPPVTVEVHQVTPAAERPTTRQGYNTFGDLTSTEDPNGQVTRSTYDRLSRPVKTTLPDYTPPGGTTPLTPTVTRTYDAAGNLASETDPLDNTTSYEYDQLDNLAKVTAPAPTTGATAPVSTFTYDLLGEQLSATDPTGARTEATYDELGRPITSTVIERHPTSGAFTTTLAYNDSGDLTSTTSPTGLETAKAYNAAGQPTSVTNPAGQSTTLDYGPTGLPASVTDPLGTTARTSYDLAGRAIEVAEEDSAGAVLRTRSTAYDVDGNPVSATNPLGHTVQRTFDALGRLTELTEPVDAESSITTTFGYDAAGHRTRLTDGRSNTTWYTFTSHGLPESTVEPATTAHPDAADRTWTTVYDAAGQPVKERLPGGVTQERTHDALGRVTEATGSGAEATTTPDTFGYDLAGRLTSVSAPGGTNSYTYDDRGNLLSADGPSGTATFAYNADGRLTQRTDAAGTATFGYDAAGRPASAADPLTGTTQTYGYDGASRLTSVGYGTSAATRTFAYDDLSRLSSDKLAAPDGTTTASVGYTYDTADRLTGKSTTGTAGSGDHTYTYDHADRLTSWTATDGTITDYTWDAAGNRTGVGTDTATYDERNRLLTAGAKTYTWTARGTLTSVTDGTTTQSTAYDALERLITSDGTTYAYDGLGRLVKRGTATVQYADQSNNLVSGGGQLVFRSPVGEPLATAASDGTGATAVLSDQHDDVTGNFDPATGTLSGSSAYSPFGKSTAQQGSSGTLGYQGEYTDPDTGRVNMHSRWYDPESGGFSSRDTWTLTPTPSIQANRYTYAGASPLLNTDPSGHCFGLCVAAGVGAAAAAEAFGWSVFGAVVVLGTGAVVTEGLNSSGSSSSSYTSSWSSTHSATEAAVRAQAEAMEIAAMRAALRAAQAAAAAAAAAAAAKAAQKARNNGGGGGGGGGGGGAGGAGAATVGGGLGTLVAPIVPRTPPPPPPPNWPKILKDLLKKRTPRPPSDATTDPEHEQFVEDSATTVRGRFEPTEEELRGYLRLFPDLGENEDLRNELGLGPMPEGAPDNGNDSDSDDDPCSRPRSERFHYQPLVNGRPTGASALLCPHDLKKPNQGRDDNGTPYVAGFPEENPKDGRTYRFNRTHIIADRFGGEWRSENLFTGYRKMNKSGMFRCENRIAAELNAGNPVLYSGQLSYSDKSTQMPDAIHMTAITKSGVLVNTPVANLQRNGHSC; via the coding sequence ATGTCCGGCAGTGTGCTGCTGGCGCTGGGGGCCGGGCTGTTGTCCGTGCCCGCCTGGGCCGCCGCCCCGCAGACCGTCGTTGCCGCGACAACGGAGGATTCGCCGAAGCAGCGGACGGGAACGGCAGCCGGGCGCGACCACGAGGTGTCCGCCGAACGCACCGACGCCACCGGCAAGAACTCCAAGAAGCCCACGGAACTCCCCGCATCCGACGACGCGCTCCCCCTGCACAAGCCGGGGCCGGGCTTCGCTCCGGTGGAGCCGCAGCCGAAGACGGTGTCCCTGGGGAAGACGTCCCAGAAGCCTGGCTCCGACGTCACCGGCTACGACCCAAAGGGCAGCGAGGAGCTGCCGGGCAAGCGGACGGCCGGATCCAAGGAGTTCCGCAATCCGGACGGAACCCACACGACGCGGGTCTACGCCAAGCCCGTCCACTTCAAGAACAGTTCGGGTGACTGGCGGGACATCGACACCTCACTGGTTGCGGCCGAGCAGGCCACTGACGGCACGACCTCCCGGTACGCACCGGCAGCCGATGACAGCGGCCTGACCGTGGCCGCCGAGGGCGACGACCCCGCTCTGGCCGCCCTTGAGGTCGGCGCCTCCGATCACCGCGTGGCCTTCGGGCTCGACGGCGCCGCCGACGTCACCGCGCAGGTGAACGGCGACGTCGCCCGCTACACCGGCATCCGTCAGGACGCCGAGCTGACCCTGCGGGCGGGCCACGGGTCGATCAAGGAAACGATCGTCCTCAACGCCCCCACCGCACCCCGCACGTGGACCTTCCCGCTCACGCTGGACGGGCTCACCCCGGAGCTCGACACGAACGGTGCGGTGCTGCTGAAGGACGCCGCCGGGGACGTCCAGGCCGTGATCCCGACCGGCTGGATGGAGGACTCCGCCACCGACCCCGAGTCCGGCGGCCCCGCCGTTTCCGGAGGCGTGACCTACCAGCTGGCGCAGCGGGACGGTCAGTGGCTGCTGAAGGTGGTCCTCGACGACGCCTGGCTGGACGCACCGGAGCGTGAGTATCCGGTCCTGGTCGACCCCAGCGTGGACAACATCGAGACCTACGGCGACGCCTTCGTCCAGGACGACTGGCCGGACTCCAACTTCGGCGGGGACGACGAGCTGAAGGTCGGCAGCTACGACGGCGGCGGCAGCCGCGCCATCAGCTTCCTGCGCTTCGACAACGTCACCAGCCAGCTGAAGAATCGTTACATCCTCAACGCCGACCTGGGCCTGTTCAACCACTGGTCCTCCTCCTGCACGGCCCACGAGGTCCGCGTCCACCAGGTGAAGCAGGCATGGCAGGCCGGCACGGTCACCTGGAACAACCGGCCGTCCATCGACTCCACCCCGGTGGCCACCGACTCCTTCGCTCATGGGGAGAACTGCAGCGGGGCCAAGTGGGAGGTCATCGACCTTGGCCAGAAGGGCGTGGAGCTGACCCAGGGCTGGGTCGACGGCTCCACCGCCAACTACGGCCTCAGCCTGCGCGCTTCCTTCACCGACAGTGGTGCCTGGAAGCGCTTCGGGAGCAAGAACTCCGCCAACGAGCCCTACATGGCGATCACCCACAGCTCCTGGGGCGCCGAGTACACCGTCGGCTCCCAGACCGCCCCGCTCACCGGCCACCAGGGCGGCGAGGTCACGGTGACGGTCAAGAACCTCGGTGACCTCACCTGGGAAGCGTCCGGCTGGAACGAGTTCCGGCTCGGCACCCGGGTGCGGGACAATGACACCGGCGAACTGCTCGACGCCGTCGCCCTCAACCGACTCAACGAGCGGGTCACCCCAGGCGACTCGGCCACCGTGAGCGCCCGGGTACCCGCGCTGCCGCCGGGCGACTACACGATCAATTTTGATATGCAGCGGCTGAAGGACCAGCGCTGGTTCTCCAGTGAAGGTGTCCCGGCGGTCGCCTTCACGATCACCTCCCAGGACGTCGGTCCCAAGGTCACCGATGTCTACCCGCACCCCGGCGGCCGGGTCGGCAGCCTGACCCCGACCCTCTTTGCGGACGCCGTGTCCCTGGACAACTGGCCCGTCGGAGCGGACATCGACTACTGGTTCGAGATCTGCGAAGGCACGGCCGACGCCCCGGTCAACTGCGTCAACTCCACCTGGGTCGAGAACCGCACTTGGACCGTCCCGGCGAACACCCTGAACTGGGGAGAGCAGTACATCTGGCGGCTCAAGACCCGGGAGGCCACCACCGAGGGGCCGATGAGCCCCTACTACACCCTCACCACGGCGGTCGAGCAGCCCGCCATCACCTCCCACCTGGGCGGGCAGGGCGTCAGTGGTGCCGGACGCGAGGTCGATCCGCAGATCGGCAACTACACCACCACGGACACCGACGCCAAGGTGGCCACGGCAGGCCCCGCGCTCACGGTCAACCGCACCTACAACAGCCGTGACCCCCGCACCGACAACGCCTTCGGCGCCGGCTGGTCCACCCGGTACGACATGCGCGTCGAGCCGGACACCGACGGCACCGGAAATGTCGTCGTCACCTACCCCAGCGGCCGTCAGGTGCGGTTCGGCCAGAACCCCGACGGCAGCTACGCACCGCCGTTCGGCAGCTTCGCCACCCTCACCGCCCCCACCGGCGGCGGCTGGCAGCTGACCGACAAGAACCAGACCAGCTACGTCTTCGACGACCAGGGCCGGATCACCGAGGTCACCGACTTCCGCGGCCGTCAGCAGACGATGGCGTACAACGCAGCGGGCGAGCTCACCACCGTCACCGGTGTCGGCGGCCGCGCCCTGCAGCTGACCTGGTCCGGCAGCCATGTCGCCACCGTCACCACGGAAGCGCCCGACGCCAACACCGCCCCGCTCACCTGGAACTACACCTACTCCGGTGACCAGCTCACCGAGGTCTGCGGTCCCGAGGACGCGGCGGGCGCCTGCACCGCGTACACCTACGGCAACGGCTCGCACCACCGCACCGTCGTCCGGGACGCCGGACCGTTCTCCTACTGGCGGCTGGGCGAGCAGGCCGGCGCCGAGCAGGCGCACAGCGACCTGCTGCTGGACGGCGACGACCGCGCGGGCACCTACCGGGACGTCCAGCTCGGCACCGCGGGTGCCCTCGCGGGCAGCCCGGACACCGCGGCCACCTTCAACGGCACCTCGTCCTACGTCCAGCTGCCGGACCAGATGGTCACCGACACCCCCTACCTCACGGCGGAGCTGTGGTTCCGCACCACCGGCAGCGGTGTCCTCCTCAGCTACCAGGACCACACCCTCGAAGAGGCCACCACCGGCGCCTTCACCCCCGCCCTGTACGTCGGCACGGACGGCAAGCTGCGCGGGGAGTTCTGGAACGGCACCGTCGCGCCCATCACCTCCACCCAGACGGTGAACGACGGTGCCTGGCACCACGCGGCCCTCAGCGCCGCGGGCAACACCCAGACCCTCTACCTGGACGGCACCAAGGTCGGCTCTGCCAGCGGGGAGATCGTCCAGAACAACCAGCGCTACGTCTACCTGGGCGCCGGCTACTGGGACGGCTGGCCCGGCACCACCGGCACCATCGGCCACTTCGCCGGGGACATCGACGAGGCCGCGGTCTACACCCGCCCGCTGGGCACCCAGACCATCGCCGAGCACCACGCCTCCGGCACCACCGCCCAGCAGCTCACCAAGGTGACCCTGCCCAGCGGCCGGGTGCACGCCCAGGTCAGCTATGACGCGGTGCGCGACCGGGTGTCCTCCTACACCGACGCACACGGCGGCACCTACAAGCTGTCGGCCCACCAGCTCACCGGCACCGAAGGCCAGCCCGCCGGTGACGACGAGGCAGCGGTGCAGGAAGACCCCACGATCACCGTCACCATCACCGACCCCGACGAGCGCAAGTCCAGCTACACCTACGACCCGCTCCAGGGCAACCGGGCGATCTCCCAGACCGATGTGGCGGGCCACACCGCGACGTTCGACTACGACCAGGGCGGCTTCCTGGCCTCCACGACGGCCGCCGACGGCACCGTCACCCGGCTGGGCCACGACAGCCGCGGCAACAAGGTCTCGCAGACCACGTGCCGGAAGACCGACGACCCGGCCACCTGCCACACCACCTACTACGAATACTTCCTCAACGCGGACGACCCGCTGGACCCGCGTAACGACCAGCTCATCGCCGAGCGCGACGCCCGCTCCGCGGACGAGACCGACACCACCTACCGGACCTCGTACGGCTACAACACCTTCGGCGACCGCACCTCCACCACCACCCCGGCCACCCCGGACTTCCCCAACGGCCGGACCGTCACCCACACCTTCACCGACGGCACCGAAACCGCGGTCGGCGGCGGGAGCGTCCCGGCCGGCCTCCTGGCCGCCACCACCGACACCCGGGGCGGCGTCACCACCCGCGAGTACTACGCCACAGGCGACCTGGCCAAGGTGACCGACCCGGCTGGCCTGGTCACCGAATACCTCTACGACGCCCTGGGCCGGGAAACCACCCGCACCGTCATCTCCGACGCACACCCGGCAGGCGTCACCACCTCGACCAGCTACGACGGCGAGTCCCGCGTGGCGACGTCCACCGGCCCGCCGACCACCAACCAGATCACCGAAACGCAGCACCAGGCCGAAACCACCTACACCTACGACGCCGACGGCAACGTCCTCTCCGAATCCGTGGCCGACCTGGTGGGCGGTGACACCACCCGCACCACCACCCGGACCTACGAAGCCCACGGCCGCCTGGCCAGCCTCACCGACGCCGAGCAGCGCAAGGAGACCTACACCTACGACGTCTACGGCCACCAGACCAGCCGCACCCTGCCCGGCGGCCAGACCTTCCGCTACGCCTACACCCCGCGCGGCAACCTCGCCGAGGTGACGCTGGCGGACTACACCGGTGACCCGAACAACCCCAGCCTGGCCTCCGACGTCGTGCTCGACTCCTACGCGTACGACCCGCAGGGCCGTCTGGGCGAGCACACCGACGCGATGGGCCGCATCACCGAGTACACCTACTTCGATGACGGCCTGCTGGCGAAGGAGACCCTGCGCAACTACCAGGACCCGGACGGCACCACCCGCCCCCTGGACCTGACCAGCCGCTCGTACGACCCGGCCGGAAACCTGGTCAAGGAGGTCACCGGCAATGGCGAGGTGACCACCACCTACGAGGCGGACGCCGCCGACCGCACCACCGCCACCGTCCTCGACCCGGCCGGGCTTGCCCGCCGCACCGAGTACACCTACGACGCGGGCGGCGCCGTGCTCACCGAGACCCGCACCGGAGCGGGCGGAACGCGCACCGAGAAGATCACATACGAGCGGAACATCGTCGGCGAGATGACCCGCCGGACGGTGGAGAACGGCACCGAGGACCTGGTCACCACCCGCGTCCTCGACGATCGCGGTCTCGTCCTCTCCGAGACCGCCCCGCGCGGCAACGTCACCGGAGCCGACCCGGCCGCGTACACCACCGACTTCACCTACGACGCCCTCGGCCGTCTCACCCAGGCGCAGGCGCCGCCGGTGACCGTCGAGGTCCACCAGGTGACCCCGGCCGCCGAACGCCCCACCACCCGGCAGGGCTACAACACCTTTGGCGACCTGACCTCGACCGAAGACCCCAACGGCCAGGTCACCCGTTCCACGTACGACCGCCTCAGCCGCCCCGTCAAGACCACGCTGCCCGACTACACCCCGCCCGGCGGCACGACCCCGCTCACCCCCACCGTCACCCGCACCTACGACGCGGCGGGCAACCTGGCGAGCGAGACGGACCCCCTCGACAACACCACGTCCTACGAGTACGACCAGCTCGACAACCTCGCCAAGGTCACCGCGCCCGCACCCACAACAGGCGCGACCGCCCCGGTGTCCACCTTCACCTACGACCTGCTCGGCGAGCAGCTGTCGGCCACCGACCCGACCGGAGCCCGCACCGAGGCCACCTACGACGAGCTCGGCCGGCCCATCACCAGCACCGTGATCGAACGCCACCCCACCTCAGGGGCGTTCACCACCACCCTCGCCTACAACGACAGCGGCGACCTCACCTCCACCACCAGCCCCACCGGGCTGGAGACCGCCAAGGCGTACAACGCCGCAGGCCAGCCGACCTCGGTGACCAACCCGGCCGGGCAGTCCACCACCCTGGACTACGGCCCCACCGGTCTGCCCGCGTCTGTCACCGACCCGCTGGGCACCACCGCCCGGACCAGCTACGACCTGGCGGGCCGGGCCATCGAGGTGGCCGAGGAGGACTCCGCCGGCGCCGTGCTGCGCACCCGTAGCACCGCGTACGACGTCGACGGCAACCCGGTGTCCGCCACCAACCCGCTCGGCCACACCGTCCAGCGGACCTTCGACGCCCTGGGCCGCCTGACGGAGCTCACCGAACCGGTCGACGCGGAGTCGTCCATCACCACCACCTTCGGCTACGACGCCGCGGGCCACCGGACCCGCCTCACCGACGGCCGGTCCAACACCACCTGGTACACCTTCACCAGCCACGGCCTGCCCGAATCCACCGTCGAACCGGCCACCACCGCTCACCCGGACGCGGCGGACCGCACCTGGACCACCGTCTACGACGCCGCGGGCCAGCCGGTGAAGGAGCGGCTGCCCGGGGGCGTCACCCAGGAGCGCACCCACGACGCCCTGGGCCGCGTCACCGAGGCCACCGGCTCCGGTGCCGAGGCGACGACGACCCCCGACACCTTCGGCTACGACCTGGCCGGGCGCCTGACCTCGGTCAGCGCCCCGGGCGGCACCAACAGCTACACCTACGACGACCGCGGCAACCTGCTCAGCGCCGACGGCCCCTCGGGCACCGCCACATTCGCGTACAACGCGGACGGTCGCCTCACCCAGCGCACCGACGCCGCCGGCACGGCCACCTTCGGCTACGACGCGGCGGGCCGTCCCGCCTCAGCGGCCGACCCGCTGACCGGGACGACCCAGACCTACGGGTACGACGGTGCCTCCCGCCTCACCTCGGTCGGCTACGGCACGAGTGCGGCCACCCGCACCTTCGCTTACGACGACCTGAGCCGCCTCAGCTCCGACAAGCTGGCCGCCCCGGACGGCACCACCACCGCCTCCGTCGGCTACACCTACGACACCGCGGACCGCCTGACCGGCAAGTCCACGACCGGCACGGCAGGCTCCGGCGATCACACCTACACCTACGACCACGCCGACCGGCTCACGAGCTGGACGGCCACGGACGGCACGATCACCGACTACACCTGGGACGCGGCGGGCAACCGCACCGGCGTCGGCACGGACACCGCCACCTATGACGAAAGGAACCGCCTCCTCACCGCAGGCGCCAAGACCTACACCTGGACCGCCCGCGGCACCCTTACCTCCGTCACCGACGGCACCACCACCCAGTCCACGGCCTACGATGCCCTGGAACGCCTGATCACCAGCGACGGCACCACCTACGCCTACGACGGCCTGGGCCGCCTGGTGAAGCGGGGCACCGCCACCGTCCAGTACGCGGACCAGTCCAACAACCTGGTTTCCGGCGGCGGCCAGCTCGTCTTCCGCAGCCCGGTGGGCGAGCCCCTGGCCACGGCTGCCTCCGACGGCACGGGCGCCACCGCTGTCCTGTCCGACCAGCACGACGACGTCACCGGCAACTTCGACCCGGCCACCGGCACCCTGTCCGGCTCCTCGGCCTACTCCCCGTTCGGCAAGTCCACGGCGCAGCAGGGCTCTTCGGGCACGCTGGGCTACCAGGGCGAGTACACCGACCCGGACACGGGCCGGGTGAACATGCACTCCCGCTGGTACGACCCGGAGTCCGGTGGCTTCTCCTCCCGCGACACCTGGACCCTGACCCCCACCCCCTCCATCCAGGCCAACCGCTACACCTACGCAGGCGCCAGCCCCCTGCTGAACACAGACCCGAGCGGACACTGCTTCGGCCTGTGCGTTGCCGCGGGAGTGGGCGCTGCGGCCGCTGCGGAAGCTTTCGGCTGGTCCGTCTTCGGGGCGGTGGTGGTGCTGGGAACGGGTGCGGTCGTCACAGAGGGACTGAACTCCTCGGGCAGCTCCAGCAGCTCGTACACCTCCAGTTGGAGCAGTACTCATTCAGCGACTGAGGCAGCGGTCCGCGCGCAGGCGGAGGCCATGGAGATTGCTGCCATGCGTGCCGCGCTGAGGGCAGCCCAAGCAGCCGCTGCGGCCGCTGCCGCAGCGGCAGCCGCCAAGGCCGCCCAGAAAGCCCGAAACAACGGAGGCGGCGGAGGAGGCGGAGGAGGCGGAGGAGGCGCCGGGGGAGCTGGCGCAGCCACTGTAGGCGGAGGGCTGGGGACACTCGTAGCCCCGATCGTGCCCCGTACACCTCCGCCCCCACCCCCACCGAACTGGCCCAAGATCCTGAAGGATCTGCTCAAGAAGCGGACGCCCCGCCCACCTTCTGACGCCACGACCGACCCTGAACACGAGCAGTTCGTCGAAGACTCCGCTACCACCGTACGCGGAAGGTTCGAACCCACCGAAGAGGAACTGCGCGGCTACCTCCGACTGTTCCCAGATCTCGGGGAGAACGAAGACCTCAGGAACGAACTCGGCCTGGGCCCTATGCCCGAGGGCGCACCGGACAACGGCAACGACAGCGACTCGGACGACGATCCGTGCTCGCGCCCGCGGAGCGAGCGGTTCCACTATCAGCCCCTCGTCAACGGACGTCCGACAGGGGCCAGTGCACTGCTGTGCCCGCATGACCTGAAGAAGCCGAACCAGGGTCGTGATGACAACGGGACGCCCTATGTCGCAGGCTTCCCGGAGGAGAATCCTAAGGATGGACGTACCTATCGCTTCAACCGGACGCATATCATTGCGGACCGCTTCGGCGGTGAGTGGCGATCGGAGAACTTGTTCACCGGGTACAGAAAGATGAACAAGAGTGGCATGTTCCGATGCGAGAACAGGATCGCCGCTGAGCTGAATGCAGGAAATCCGGTACTCTACTCCGGGCAGCTAAGTTATTCGGATAAATCGACGCAAATGCCAGATGCCATCCATATGACGGCTATAACGAAGAGTGGAGTACTCGTCAACACCCCGGTAGCGAACCTGCAGAGGAATGGTCATTCATGTTGA
- a CDS encoding Uma2 family endonuclease gives MDLGAFEAIAEAAAREDVRLEFISGKIGVKPVPDGDHGQIIAWLQRICMQQRPDLWLFPEQGLKVQTYCNGDARPDGSLAPAEYFAGQGEWADASGVLGVVEVTSYDHDTDRRDRVEKPRAYAETGIPVYLLIDRDAGAVTIHSEPDNGRYASVVSLAYGHTVDLPGLGITLDTDVLKNYTR, from the coding sequence ATGGACCTCGGCGCCTTCGAGGCCATCGCTGAGGCCGCCGCACGCGAAGACGTCCGACTCGAATTCATTAGTGGAAAGATCGGAGTCAAGCCGGTGCCCGACGGCGACCACGGACAGATCATTGCCTGGCTTCAGCGGATCTGCATGCAGCAGCGGCCGGACCTGTGGCTGTTCCCCGAGCAGGGACTGAAGGTCCAGACGTACTGCAACGGCGACGCACGGCCGGACGGCTCACTGGCTCCCGCCGAATACTTCGCCGGGCAAGGGGAGTGGGCCGACGCCTCTGGCGTCCTAGGCGTCGTCGAGGTTACCTCCTACGATCACGACACCGACCGGCGTGACCGCGTGGAAAAACCCCGAGCCTACGCGGAGACGGGCATCCCCGTGTACCTCCTGATCGACCGCGACGCCGGAGCCGTCACCATCCACAGCGAGCCCGACAACGGAAGGTACGCGAGCGTCGTCAGCCTCGCCTACGGCCACACTGTCGACCTCCCCGGCCTCGGCATCACGCTGGACACGGACGTGCTCAAGAACTACACCCGCTGA